Proteins encoded in a region of the Phacochoerus africanus isolate WHEZ1 chromosome 8, ROS_Pafr_v1, whole genome shotgun sequence genome:
- the ZNF329 gene encoding zinc finger protein 329, producing the protein MTAQDLPEELSCDMELEGFTRQGPHFSILDDSWNCESQEGCLKQSALTQEEPGAQKAVHEYPGFGEHLSVSPDLPRYQRVPTINGFCVRGSDVKSLDCDPALHSCHKSYVARRTSDSDACGKTFNHSIEVIQFGRTQTREKPCKYPETVKSFNPFAPLGEQKIMKRGKKLYEGKDFGDIFTLSSSLNENKRSSPGEKLYKCTECGKCFKRNSSLVLHHRTHTGEKPYTCNECGKSFSKNYNLIVHQRIHTGEKPYKCSKCGKAFSDGSALTQHQRIHTGEKPYECLECGKTFNRNSSLILHQRTHTGEKPYRCNECGKPFTDISHLTVHLRIHTGEKPYECSKCGKAFRDGSYLTQHERTHTGEKPFECVECGKSFNRNSHLIVHQKIHSGEKPYECEECGKTFIESAYLIRHQRIHTGEKPYGCDQCQKLFRNIAGLIRHQRTHTGEKPYECNQCGKSFRDSSCLTKHQRIHTKETPYQCPDCGKSFKQNSHLAVHQRLHSREGPSHCPQCGKTFRRSSSLIRHQRSHPGEQPVDL; encoded by the coding sequence ATGACAGCTCAAGACCTTCCTGAAGAACTGTCCTGTGACATGGAGTTGGAAGGATTTACGAGACAGGGTCCTCATTTCTCCATTTTAGATGACAGTTGGAATTGTGAGAGCCAGGAGGGATGTTTGAAGCAATCAGCCTTAACTCAGGAGGAACCAGGAGCTCAGAAAGCAGTTCATGAATATCCTGGATTTGGGGAGCATTTGAGTGTGAGCCCAGACCTTCCACGATATCAAAGAGTTCCTACAATAAATGGTTTCTGTGTACGTGGCTCAGATGTTAAAAGTCTGGATTGTGACCCAGCTTTACACAGTTGTCACAAAAGTTATGTAGCTAGGAGAACAAGTGACAGTGATGCCTGTGGGAAAACCTTCAATCATTCCATAGAAGTTATTCAATTTGGAAGAACTCAAACTAGAGAGAAACCCTGTAAATACCCCGAGACTGTTAAGTCTTTCAATCCTTTTGCCCCTCTTGgtgaacaaaaaataatgaaaagaggaaagaaattgtaTGAAGGTAAGGATTTTGGGGACATCTTTACCCTGAGTTCATCTCTTAATGAAAACAAGAGGAGCAGCCCTGGAGAGAAGCTGTATAAATGTACTGAATGTGGCAAGTGCTTCAAACGGAACTCTTCTCTTGTTTTACATCACCgaactcacactggagagaaaccttatacCTGTAATGAGTGTGGAAAGTCCTTCTCCAAGAACTACAACCTGATTGTGCATCAAAGAATCCATACAGGAGAGAAGCCTTATAAATGCAGtaaatgtgggaaagccttcagtgaTGGGTCTGCTCTGACACAACaccagagaattcacactggagagaaaccttatgaatgtcTAGAATGTGGGAAAACCTTCAATCGAAATTCATCCCTGATTCTGCACCAAAGGACTCATACAGGGGAAAAACCATATAGATGTAATGAGTGTGGGAAACCTTTCACAGACATCTCTCACCTCACAGTGCATCTCAGaatccacactggggagaagccctACGAATGTAGCAAATGTGGAAAGGCCTTCCGAGATGGCTCATACCTCACCCAGCACGAGAGgactcacactggagagaagccctTTGAGTGTGTGGAATGCGGGAAATCCTTCAACCGTAACTCTCACCTTATTGTGCATCAAAAAATCCATTCTGGGGAGAAGCCCTATGAGTGTGAAGAATGTGGGAAAACTTTCATTGAGAGTGCTTACCTCATCAGACACCAGAGGATTCATACTGGCGAGAAGCCCTATGGCTGTGACCAGTGTCAGAAACTTTTCAGGAACATCGCCGGCCTCATCCGGCACCAGAGGACTCATACTGGCGAGAAGCCCTATGAATGTAATCAGTGCGGCAAATCTTTCAGGGACAGCTCCTGTCTGACCAAGCACCAGAGAATTCACACCAAGGAGACCCCATACCAGTGTCCAGACTGTGGAAAGTCCTTCAAGCAGAACTCTCACCTGGCAGTACATCAGAGACTCCACAGCAGGGAGGGTCCCAGCCATTGTCCTCAGTGTGGGAAAACATTCAGAAGGAGCTCTTCCCTCATCCGACACCAAAGATCACACCCTGGGGAACAGCCTGTGGATCTTTAA